The proteins below come from a single Ruegeria sp. THAF33 genomic window:
- a CDS encoding universal stress protein → MTTKIVIGLDGTETGERVITFAKDLAKLIGSCELVVAYVIEWSPYTFQTPEENAQRHKRREEEVDLATSRIVTPAVEALREAGFEAQGVVRHGDVAETLNAITMEMGGSQIVVGRSSADGIKKRIFGSSTQNLVMHADVPVTVVN, encoded by the coding sequence TGAGCGCGTGATTACCTTTGCCAAAGATTTGGCAAAGTTGATCGGGTCGTGTGAACTGGTGGTCGCTTATGTGATTGAATGGTCCCCTTACACCTTTCAGACACCGGAAGAAAACGCGCAGCGTCACAAGCGACGGGAAGAAGAGGTTGATCTGGCAACGTCGCGGATCGTGACACCTGCCGTTGAGGCCCTCAGAGAGGCTGGTTTTGAAGCGCAGGGTGTTGTTCGCCACGGCGACGTGGCCGAGACCTTGAACGCCATTACAATGGAAATGGGCGGCTCGCAGATCGTTGTCGGCCGGTCTTCGGCGGACGGGATCAAGAAACGTATCTTCGGCAGCTCGACCCAGAACCTTGTGATGCATGCCGATGTTCCGGTCACGGTTGTGAACTGA
- a CDS encoding sodium:alanine symporter family protein codes for MRMLKQLGASMAAAIVASPAFAQEAPGLDEKINQTFADLTGPFVSFIFAPFPGTSFPWIVMWLVIAATVFTLYFAFVQMRFFGHAISLVKGDYSDPNDAGEVSHFQALATALSGTVGLGNIAGVAVAVGIGGPGATFWMILAGLLGMASKFTECTLGVKYRNEYEDGTVSGGPMYYMSKGFNELGLPGGKILAVLFSIFCILGALGGGNMFQANQAHQQIAGIVGDYPGWITGLVFAAVVFMVIVGGLKSIARVTEKVVPFMGILYVLTALVIILMNADMIGWAFGQIFAGAFTGLGVAGGMVGALIQGFKRAAFSNEAGVGSAAIAHSAVRTKEPITEGFVSLLEPFIDTVVICTMTALVIIITQQLIIDPETGNYMLNEAGTAIATVDGNSGVSLTSAAFGSAFGFFPYILAVAVILFAFSTMISWSYYGLKAWTYLFGEGHTKELVFKIIFCIFVVIGAAANLGPVIDFSDAAIFAMAVVNVFALYFLMKVVRQELASYSERLKTGEIRKFEH; via the coding sequence ATGAGAATGCTTAAACAACTCGGCGCCTCAATGGCAGCCGCTATTGTCGCCAGCCCTGCCTTTGCGCAAGAAGCTCCGGGGCTTGATGAAAAAATCAACCAGACTTTCGCTGATCTGACCGGTCCATTCGTCAGCTTCATCTTCGCGCCATTCCCCGGGACCAGTTTCCCATGGATCGTGATGTGGCTGGTGATCGCTGCGACGGTCTTCACGCTGTATTTTGCTTTTGTGCAGATGCGGTTTTTTGGCCACGCAATCAGTCTTGTCAAAGGTGACTATTCCGACCCCAATGATGCGGGCGAGGTCAGCCATTTTCAGGCTCTGGCCACGGCGCTTTCCGGTACGGTCGGTCTGGGGAATATCGCGGGTGTTGCTGTTGCCGTCGGCATCGGCGGACCGGGCGCAACCTTCTGGATGATCCTGGCGGGTCTTCTGGGGATGGCGTCGAAATTCACCGAATGTACGCTGGGCGTGAAGTACCGCAACGAGTACGAAGACGGCACCGTTTCGGGTGGCCCGATGTACTATATGTCCAAAGGGTTCAACGAACTGGGCTTGCCGGGTGGCAAGATCCTGGCGGTTTTGTTCTCGATCTTCTGTATCCTTGGCGCGCTGGGTGGGGGCAACATGTTCCAGGCCAATCAGGCGCATCAGCAGATCGCGGGAATCGTAGGTGACTATCCGGGCTGGATTACCGGGCTGGTCTTCGCAGCGGTTGTTTTCATGGTCATCGTCGGCGGCCTGAAGTCTATCGCACGGGTGACCGAGAAGGTGGTGCCATTCATGGGCATTCTCTATGTTCTGACCGCTTTGGTCATCATCTTGATGAATGCGGATATGATCGGCTGGGCCTTTGGTCAGATCTTCGCCGGCGCCTTCACCGGTCTGGGTGTTGCAGGCGGCATGGTCGGGGCGCTGATCCAAGGCTTCAAACGTGCGGCGTTTTCGAACGAAGCGGGTGTTGGCTCGGCAGCGATTGCGCACTCGGCTGTTCGGACCAAGGAACCGATCACTGAAGGCTTCGTTTCCTTGCTGGAACCGTTCATCGACACCGTGGTGATCTGCACGATGACCGCTTTGGTCATCATCATCACCCAGCAATTGATCATCGATCCGGAAACCGGCAACTACATGCTGAATGAGGCCGGCACGGCGATTGCCACTGTTGACGGCAACTCGGGTGTCAGCCTGACCTCTGCCGCCTTCGGCAGCGCGTTCGGTTTCTTCCCTTATATCTTGGCGGTTGCGGTGATCCTGTTTGCCTTCTCGACCATGATCAGCTGGTCCTACTATGGCCTCAAGGCCTGGACTTACCTGTTCGGTGAGGGCCACACCAAAGAGCTGGTGTTCAAGATCATCTTCTGCATCTTCGTCGTCATCGGTGCCGCAGCCAACCTTGGCCCGGTCATCGACTTCTCGGATGCGGCGATCTTTGCGATGGCGGTGGTCAACGTCTTTGCGCTCTACTTCCTGATGAAAGTGGTGCGTCAGGAGCTGGCCTCGTATTCCGAGCGCCTGAAAACTGGTGAAATCCGGAAATTCGAACACTAA
- the rpmI gene encoding 50S ribosomal protein L35 codes for MPKMKTKSSAKKRFKVTATGKVLAGQAGKRHGMIKRTKKFIRDARGNTTLSAPDAKIVKGYMPYDR; via the coding sequence ATGCCTAAGATGAAGACCAAGTCGAGCGCCAAAAAGCGCTTCAAGGTGACTGCGACCGGTAAGGTCCTTGCTGGCCAGGCCGGCAAACGGCACGGCATGATCAAGCGGACCAAGAAATTCATCCGCGACGCCCGTGGCAACACCACCCTGTCCGCCCCCGACGCCAAGATCGTCAAGGGCTACATGCCCTACGACCGCTAA
- the rplT gene encoding 50S ribosomal protein L20 — MSRVKGGTVTHARHKKVIKAAKGYYGRRKSTFKVARQAVDKANQYATRDRKNRKRNFRALWIQRINAAVRSHDEALTYSRFINGLNLAGIEVDRKVLADLAVHEPEAFGAIVAKAQAALTA; from the coding sequence ATGTCCCGCGTTAAAGGTGGAACCGTAACTCACGCCCGTCACAAGAAGGTCATCAAGGCCGCCAAAGGTTACTATGGCCGCCGCAAGAGCACCTTCAAGGTTGCCCGTCAGGCCGTCGACAAGGCCAACCAGTATGCAACCCGCGACCGCAAGAACCGCAAGCGCAACTTCCGCGCCCTGTGGATCCAGCGGATCAACGCTGCTGTGCGTTCGCATGACGAAGCACTGACATATTCCCGCTTCATCAACGGCCTGAACCTGGCCGGTATCGAGGTGGACCGCAAAGTTCTGGCCGACCTGGCCGTGCACGAACCGGAAGCGTTCGGCGCGATCGTCGCCAAAGCTCAGGCAGCTCTGACCGCCTGA
- a CDS encoding peptidase S41 has product MSLVQDLEQVLETALPRDPSFRRIEQTAIDSCISDARRYASEGLKEAFLFSTMRLLALPDNGHTRLIPNDAISVLPLRFVSIGTAIQLVGTAPETTAPRGKLVAVNGTPLSQIEAASETFLAGTRQRKRVIGSIILVWPYALARLGFSSKDETTEYRVQDENGQISEFKVENGHTVPASTLYPRNEHGRADPAWTPERLVETKGWRGLGLSILLPSFLDSGEGALPKTISGAAEQVSVCSEKTLLIDIRGNTGGDFLKTMPLIDAISENASRQVVVLVDKFTFSAAIVFVAILKHRLGPRLKLVGEEMGDGLTFFAEGGSLDLPTSGAVVRYSSAFHDWENGTSDETTPAEIARQLVPAGTLDLDWELITEPTAEDAHGAFYKRILRSLRN; this is encoded by the coding sequence ATGTCGCTGGTACAAGACTTAGAGCAAGTTTTAGAAACTGCCTTGCCACGCGATCCCAGCTTTCGGCGGATCGAACAGACGGCGATAGACAGTTGCATTAGTGATGCCCGAAGATACGCTTCAGAAGGTCTAAAAGAGGCCTTTCTGTTTTCAACAATGCGCCTACTGGCACTTCCCGACAACGGGCACACACGGCTGATTCCGAATGATGCCATCTCGGTGCTCCCGCTGAGATTCGTGAGCATCGGAACTGCCATCCAGTTAGTTGGTACGGCACCAGAAACAACGGCGCCCAGAGGAAAGCTGGTTGCAGTCAACGGCACACCGTTAAGCCAAATCGAAGCCGCCTCAGAAACATTTCTGGCAGGAACGCGCCAAAGGAAACGGGTAATCGGATCGATTATACTCGTGTGGCCCTATGCTTTGGCTCGTCTCGGTTTTTCCTCAAAAGACGAAACGACCGAGTATCGCGTGCAAGACGAGAACGGTCAGATATCCGAATTCAAAGTGGAAAACGGTCATACGGTTCCTGCATCAACGCTCTACCCGAGAAACGAGCATGGCCGGGCCGATCCGGCTTGGACACCCGAGAGACTTGTGGAGACTAAGGGCTGGCGGGGACTTGGGCTTTCGATACTGTTGCCCAGTTTTCTCGATTCAGGAGAAGGTGCGCTGCCGAAAACCATCTCAGGTGCAGCAGAACAAGTGAGCGTTTGCTCGGAAAAAACGCTCTTGATTGACATTCGTGGAAACACCGGTGGCGACTTTCTGAAAACGATGCCCTTGATCGACGCCATCTCTGAAAACGCAAGCAGGCAGGTTGTTGTGCTTGTCGATAAATTCACGTTTTCGGCTGCGATAGTTTTTGTCGCCATCCTCAAACATCGATTGGGACCTAGGCTCAAGCTCGTAGGGGAGGAAATGGGTGACGGGTTGACGTTTTTTGCCGAGGGAGGTTCGCTCGATTTGCCAACCAGCGGGGCGGTCGTTCGATACTCATCGGCTTTTCACGATTGGGAGAACGGAACCAGCGATGAAACCACACCAGCCGAGATCGCGCGGCAACTAGTTCCGGCTGGAACACTGGATTTGGATTGGGAATTGATCACCGAACCTACCGCTGAAGATGCACACGGCGCGTTCTATAAACGAATTCTCAGAAGTCTGAGAAATTAG
- a CDS encoding aspartate aminotransferase family protein, whose translation MDGTFNENDLSRVVEADRAHIWHHLIQHKPFETNDPRIIVEGKGMRVWDQKGKEHLDAVSGGVWTVNVGYGRESICKAVYDQLMKLCYFANSAGSIPGAIFAEQLIDKMPGMSRVYYTNSGSEANEKAFKMVRQIAHKKYGGKKTKILYRDRDYHGSTLATMSAGGQDERTAQYGPFAPDFVRVPHCMEYRKHELDGAPEENFGEWAADQIEQVILREGPDTVGALCLEPVTAGGGVIEAPEGYWQRVQEICKKYDVLLHIDEVVCGVGRTGTWFGYQQYGIKPDFVTMAKGVASGYAAIACMVTTEEVFDMFKDDASDPMSYFRDISTFGGCTAGPAAAIENMRIIEDENLLGNCAAMGDRMMGNLQALMEKHKVIGDVRGKGLFLGAELVADRASKEPVDEKLAQAVVADCMNQGVIIGVTNRSIPSRNNTLCFSPALIATADDIDQITDAVDGALGRVFG comes from the coding sequence ATGGACGGCACGTTCAACGAAAACGATCTTTCCCGCGTGGTCGAAGCCGACCGCGCCCATATCTGGCATCATCTGATCCAGCACAAACCCTTTGAAACCAATGACCCCCGCATCATTGTCGAAGGCAAGGGCATGCGCGTCTGGGACCAGAAAGGCAAAGAGCATCTGGATGCGGTTTCCGGCGGCGTCTGGACTGTCAACGTCGGCTATGGCCGCGAATCGATCTGCAAGGCCGTTTACGACCAGCTGATGAAGCTGTGCTATTTCGCCAATTCGGCCGGCTCGATCCCCGGCGCGATCTTTGCCGAGCAACTGATCGACAAGATGCCCGGCATGAGCCGCGTGTACTACACCAACTCGGGCTCTGAAGCGAACGAGAAGGCGTTCAAGATGGTGCGCCAGATCGCGCACAAGAAATACGGCGGCAAGAAGACCAAGATCCTGTATCGTGACCGCGATTATCACGGCTCAACTCTGGCGACGATGTCGGCAGGCGGTCAGGACGAGCGCACCGCACAATACGGCCCCTTTGCGCCTGATTTCGTGCGCGTGCCCCACTGCATGGAATATCGCAAGCATGAGCTGGACGGCGCCCCCGAAGAGAACTTTGGCGAATGGGCCGCAGATCAGATCGAACAGGTCATCCTGCGCGAAGGCCCCGACACTGTCGGCGCACTGTGCCTTGAGCCGGTGACCGCAGGTGGCGGCGTGATCGAAGCGCCCGAAGGATACTGGCAGCGCGTGCAGGAGATCTGCAAGAAATACGACGTGCTGCTGCATATCGACGAAGTTGTCTGCGGCGTGGGCCGCACCGGCACATGGTTCGGTTATCAGCAATACGGCATCAAGCCGGATTTCGTGACCATGGCCAAGGGCGTGGCCTCGGGCTATGCCGCGATTGCCTGCATGGTTACCACCGAGGAGGTCTTTGACATGTTCAAGGATGATGCTTCGGACCCGATGAGCTATTTCCGCGACATTTCGACCTTTGGTGGCTGCACTGCCGGTCCGGCTGCTGCGATCGAAAACATGCGCATCATCGAGGATGAAAACCTGCTGGGCAATTGCGCGGCCATGGGTGACCGCATGATGGGCAACCTTCAGGCACTGATGGAAAAGCACAAGGTCATCGGCGACGTGCGCGGCAAGGGCCTGTTCCTGGGTGCCGAGCTGGTTGCAGACCGTGCCAGCAAAGAGCCTGTGGACGAGAAACTGGCACAGGCGGTAGTGGCCGACTGTATGAACCAGGGCGTGATCATCGGTGTCACAAACCGCTCGATCCCAAGCCGCAACAACACGCTGTGCTTCTCGCCTGCCCTGATCGCCACGGCTGATGACATCGACCAGATCACCGACGCGGTCGATGGCGCGCTGGGGCGTGTGTTCGGGTGA
- a CDS encoding acyl-CoA synthetase has translation MAATNIYERHLDKCRANYTPLSPLSFIERTAQVYPDYPSVVYGERRYTWAETYARCRRLAGALNARGIGKGDTVSIIAANIPEMYEAHFGVPMAGAVLNAINTRLDAPIVAFILNHAEAKVLLVDPEFSGVVKEALEQVDHDILVIDIEDPSFEGGERLGSLTYDALISEGDPEFDWSLPEDEWDAITLNYTSGTTGNPKGVVYHHRGATLNAQSDLLDWDMPKHSIYLWTLPMFHCNGWCFPWAMAANAGVSVCLRAVRAEPIYAAFRDEKVTHFCGAPIVLNMLAHAPDELKDFDHQIKVMTAGAPPPAAVIEAMEAMGVEVTHVYGLTETYGPSVVCAWKDEWNDKGPEDRAALKVRQGVRYTALSGLMVADPETMEPVPADGETMGEIFMQGNVVMKGYLKNPDATDGAFKGGWFASGDLGVMHPDGYIALKDRSKDIIISGGENISSVEVEGILYKHPAVMEAAVVARPDEKWGETPCAFVELKPGTTATEAELIAFCRGNMAHFKAPKTVVFGTLPKTSTGKVQKFVLRDQARALG, from the coding sequence TTGGCAGCGACCAATATCTATGAGCGTCATTTGGACAAATGCCGGGCGAATTACACACCCTTGTCGCCCCTCTCGTTCATTGAGCGCACAGCGCAGGTTTATCCCGATTACCCGTCGGTCGTTTATGGTGAGCGGCGGTATACTTGGGCTGAAACCTATGCCCGGTGCCGCCGGCTGGCGGGTGCCCTAAATGCGCGGGGTATCGGAAAGGGTGATACCGTTTCAATTATCGCCGCAAACATCCCCGAGATGTACGAAGCGCATTTTGGTGTGCCCATGGCGGGTGCCGTTTTGAACGCCATCAACACGCGTCTGGATGCTCCGATAGTCGCTTTCATCCTGAACCACGCCGAAGCCAAGGTCTTGTTGGTTGACCCCGAGTTTTCCGGCGTCGTGAAAGAGGCGCTGGAGCAGGTTGATCATGATATTCTGGTAATCGACATCGAGGATCCCAGCTTTGAAGGCGGTGAAAGGCTTGGCAGCCTGACCTATGACGCCCTGATATCAGAGGGCGACCCGGAATTTGACTGGTCACTGCCCGAGGATGAATGGGACGCGATCACGCTGAACTATACGTCCGGCACAACGGGCAATCCCAAGGGCGTGGTTTATCACCACCGCGGCGCCACCCTGAATGCGCAATCGGATTTGCTGGACTGGGATATGCCCAAGCATTCGATCTATCTGTGGACCTTGCCGATGTTTCACTGCAACGGCTGGTGCTTCCCCTGGGCCATGGCCGCCAATGCGGGCGTGTCCGTCTGTCTGCGCGCCGTGCGTGCCGAGCCGATCTATGCGGCATTCCGCGATGAGAAGGTCACCCATTTCTGCGGTGCTCCCATCGTTTTGAACATGTTGGCCCACGCGCCGGATGAACTGAAAGATTTTGACCATCAGATCAAGGTGATGACCGCGGGCGCTCCGCCGCCGGCCGCCGTGATCGAAGCGATGGAGGCGATGGGGGTCGAGGTCACGCACGTTTATGGCCTGACCGAGACCTATGGGCCCTCGGTCGTTTGTGCCTGGAAGGATGAATGGAACGACAAGGGACCCGAAGACCGTGCTGCCCTGAAAGTAAGGCAGGGCGTGCGGTATACGGCACTGTCTGGCCTGATGGTGGCCGATCCCGAAACGATGGAGCCCGTGCCCGCGGATGGCGAAACCATGGGCGAGATCTTTATGCAGGGCAACGTGGTGATGAAAGGGTATCTCAAGAACCCTGATGCAACCGATGGGGCCTTCAAGGGCGGCTGGTTCGCATCCGGCGATTTGGGCGTCATGCATCCGGATGGCTATATCGCGCTCAAAGACCGGTCCAAGGACATCATCATTTCAGGCGGCGAGAATATCTCCTCCGTCGAGGTCGAGGGCATTCTCTACAAACACCCGGCAGTCATGGAAGCGGCGGTTGTGGCCCGGCCAGACGAGAAATGGGGCGAAACCCCCTGTGCCTTTGTCGAGCTGAAGCCCGGCACAACCGCGACCGAGGCAGAGCTGATTGCCTTTTGCCGGGGCAACATGGCCCATTTCAAAGCGCCCAAGACCGTGGTGTTTGGCACCCTGCCGAAGACTTCAACCGGAAAGGTGCAGAAATTCGTTCTGCGGGATCAGGCGCGGGCGCTGGGCTGA
- a CDS encoding DOPA 4,5-dioxygenase family protein has translation MPEITGYHAHVYFDADTQHTAQQVCEEAARLFPVRMGRMHSRNVGPHPRWSCQLSFAADAFDQVTPWLMLNRRGLTVFTHPETGDHLADHRDRAIWMGEMLDLDLSIFDTLQPSARA, from the coding sequence ATGCCCGAGATCACCGGATACCACGCCCATGTCTATTTCGACGCCGACACGCAGCACACGGCGCAACAGGTCTGCGAAGAGGCCGCCCGTCTGTTCCCCGTCCGGATGGGACGCATGCATAGCCGCAATGTCGGCCCCCACCCGCGCTGGAGCTGCCAATTGAGCTTTGCGGCTGATGCCTTCGATCAGGTCACTCCGTGGTTGATGCTGAACCGGCGGGGCCTTACCGTTTTCACCCACCCGGAAACCGGCGACCATCTGGCCGATCACCGCGATCGCGCGATTTGGATGGGTGAAATGCTGGATCTGGACCTGTCGATCTTTGACACGCTTCAGCCCAGCGCCCGCGCCTGA
- the maiA gene encoding maleylacetoacetate isomerase, with protein sequence MSKTVLYDYWRSSASYRVRIALNLAEIDYRAVVVDLMGGEHKGDAHIARNPQGLVPVLDIDGQRLTQSLAILDYLDKTRELNLLPDDAAGRARVQALAYAIAVDIHPVCNLSVARHATTLSKDPTDMPGEWMRHFIRPGLQAFETMLGEFEQTPYCVGSQPGLADICLIPQIYNARRWKVDLSDMPRLLGVEKACADHPAFVAAHPDRHAPQ encoded by the coding sequence GTGAGCAAAACCGTCCTTTATGACTATTGGCGGTCCTCGGCCAGCTATCGGGTGCGGATCGCCCTGAATCTGGCCGAGATCGACTATCGCGCGGTTGTCGTCGACCTGATGGGCGGCGAACACAAGGGCGATGCACATATCGCGCGAAATCCACAAGGGTTGGTTCCGGTGCTGGATATTGACGGGCAGCGGCTGACACAGTCTCTGGCCATTCTCGACTATCTGGACAAGACACGTGAATTGAACCTTCTGCCCGACGATGCAGCAGGGCGCGCGCGCGTGCAGGCGCTGGCCTATGCGATTGCGGTGGACATTCACCCTGTTTGCAACCTTTCAGTTGCTCGCCATGCGACCACCCTCAGCAAAGACCCGACCGACATGCCCGGAGAGTGGATGCGGCACTTCATACGGCCGGGGTTGCAGGCCTTCGAGACCATGTTGGGTGAGTTTGAACAAACCCCCTATTGTGTCGGCTCACAGCCCGGCCTCGCCGACATCTGCCTGATCCCGCAGATCTACAATGCGCGCCGGTGGAAGGTCGACCTGTCGGACATGCCCCGTCTGCTGGGTGTCGAAAAGGCCTGTGCCGATCACCCCGCATTTGTCGCGGCGCATCCTGACAGGCACGCACCCCAATAA
- a CDS encoding DUF2783 domain-containing protein → MSDLILSPNIDDADDFYAELLAAHEGLEKADSDALNARLVLVLANHIGDKAVLSDAIRAATLADK, encoded by the coding sequence ATGTCTGACCTGATCCTATCCCCGAATATCGACGATGCTGACGACTTCTATGCCGAGCTGCTGGCCGCGCATGAAGGGCTTGAAAAAGCCGACAGTGACGCGCTGAACGCCCGACTGGTTCTGGTGCTGGCCAATCACATCGGCGACAAGGCGGTGTTGTCTGACGCTATTCGCGCCGCCACCCTGGCCGACAAGTGA
- a CDS encoding FAD-dependent oxidoreductase — MNKIFETPLYGYERSPDQDSPTPVRHKVIVIGAGPVGLAAAIDLAQQGVEVVVLDENDKVSFGSRAICFSQRTLEIADRLGCGQRLVDKGVLWDRGKVFFDDRQVYDFNLQPDEGYANPAFINLQQYHFENFFVERVRELQAKGAPIEIRGRNKVDAIGTHEDHVRLEVETPEGPYTLEAEWLIACDGAASPTRRMLGIDFEGRVFEDNFLIADVIMDADFPSERWFWFDPPFNRGQSALLHKQPDNVWRIDLQLGWDIDKEREKRPENVIPRLKAMLGDDVEFQLEWVSIYTFQCRRMESFRKGRVLFAGDSAHQVSPFGARGANSGLQDTDNLCWKLKLVLDGNAPESLLDSYDAERVHGADENIQKSSRSTDFITPKSEMSRVLRDAVLDLSEKYEFARPLVNSGRLSQPCTYDGSTLNSADALDGPAETRPGSACPDAPLGDAFLLPKLAGKFTLLTIDADAPEVLEEDGVEVTRLALSVKDDQTLALKRRYLGDATSAVYLIRPDQHVAARRDSYEENSFRHAIRRACGKE; from the coding sequence ATGAACAAGATCTTTGAAACGCCGCTTTACGGATATGAACGCAGCCCGGATCAGGACAGCCCGACGCCCGTCAGGCACAAGGTCATCGTGATCGGTGCGGGGCCGGTTGGTCTGGCCGCCGCCATCGATCTGGCCCAGCAAGGGGTCGAAGTTGTGGTTCTGGACGAGAATGACAAAGTCAGCTTCGGCAGCCGCGCCATCTGTTTTTCTCAGCGCACGCTGGAAATTGCGGACCGGCTGGGTTGCGGCCAGCGATTGGTCGACAAAGGCGTGCTTTGGGACCGGGGCAAGGTCTTTTTCGACGACCGTCAGGTCTATGATTTCAACCTTCAGCCGGACGAAGGTTATGCCAACCCGGCCTTCATCAACTTGCAGCAATACCATTTTGAAAACTTCTTTGTGGAACGCGTGCGCGAGTTGCAGGCAAAAGGCGCACCGATTGAAATTCGCGGGCGCAACAAGGTTGACGCAATCGGTACGCACGAAGATCACGTTCGGCTGGAGGTCGAAACCCCCGAAGGCCCCTATACACTCGAGGCCGAATGGCTGATCGCCTGCGATGGCGCCGCGTCGCCCACCCGGCGCATGCTGGGCATCGATTTCGAAGGGCGTGTTTTCGAAGACAATTTCCTGATCGCGGACGTGATCATGGATGCCGATTTCCCCTCGGAACGCTGGTTCTGGTTTGACCCGCCGTTCAATCGCGGGCAATCCGCGCTTTTGCACAAACAACCCGACAATGTCTGGCGTATTGACCTGCAACTGGGTTGGGACATCGACAAGGAACGCGAAAAGCGCCCCGAGAATGTGATCCCGCGCCTCAAGGCGATGCTGGGCGATGACGTCGAGTTTCAGCTGGAGTGGGTCTCGATCTATACGTTCCAGTGCCGCCGCATGGAGAGCTTCCGCAAAGGGCGTGTCCTATTCGCAGGCGACAGCGCGCACCAGGTCAGCCCCTTTGGCGCGCGCGGTGCCAATTCCGGCCTGCAAGACACTGACAACCTGTGCTGGAAACTGAAACTGGTACTGGATGGGAATGCCCCAGAAAGCCTGCTGGACAGCTATGACGCGGAACGCGTGCACGGGGCTGATGAGAACATCCAGAAATCCAGCCGGTCCACCGATTTCATCACGCCGAAATCCGAAATGTCGCGGGTTCTGCGGGATGCGGTTCTGGACCTGAGCGAGAAGTACGAATTTGCGCGTCCTTTGGTGAATTCAGGACGCCTGAGTCAACCTTGCACCTATGACGGCTCGACCCTGAATTCTGCCGACGCGCTGGATGGCCCAGCCGAGACGCGCCCCGGCTCGGCCTGCCCGGACGCGCCGCTGGGTGATGCGTTTCTGTTGCCCAAACTGGCAGGCAAATTCACCCTTTTGACGATTGATGCGGATGCCCCAGAGGTGCTGGAAGAAGACGGAGTCGAGGTCACGCGGTTGGCGCTGTCGGTCAAGGATGACCAGACCCTGGCGCTGAAACGTCGCTATCTGGGCGACGCAACCAGCGCAGTTTATCTAATCCGTCCTGATCAGCACGTGGCGGCGCGCCGGGACAGTTATGAAGAAAACAGTTTCCGCCATGCTATCCGCAGAGCCTGTGGCAAGGAGTGA
- a CDS encoding MBL fold metallo-hydrolase, producing the protein MAKAFASQGDMSEKKISFTEVGEGLYAFTAEGDPNSGVIIGDDSVMIVEAQATPRLANKVIECVRSVTDKPITHVALTHYHAVRVLGASAFGAQQILMSDMARAMVVERGQEDWDSEFQRFPRLFEGHESIPGLTWPTTTFSDTMTVYLGNRRIDLMHLGRAHTAGDIVIHVPDQNVMFTGDIVEYHSACYCGDGHFSDWGDTLDEIKWFDVDAIAPGRGDALVGKDMVNAAIENTRDFVESTYRPAAKVAARGGSLKEAWDAVRAECDPKFADYAIYEHCLPFNVARAYDEARGIDTPRIWTAQRDLEMWEALQG; encoded by the coding sequence ATGGCCAAGGCATTCGCGTCCCAAGGGGACATGTCGGAAAAAAAGATCAGCTTTACTGAAGTCGGAGAAGGGCTCTATGCTTTTACCGCCGAAGGCGATCCGAATTCGGGTGTGATCATCGGTGACGACAGCGTGATGATCGTCGAGGCGCAGGCGACTCCGCGTCTGGCAAATAAGGTTATCGAATGCGTGCGTTCCGTCACCGACAAACCGATCACGCATGTGGCCCTGACCCACTACCACGCAGTGCGTGTTCTGGGCGCAAGCGCGTTCGGCGCGCAGCAGATCCTGATGTCGGACATGGCCCGCGCCATGGTCGTCGAGCGGGGTCAGGAAGACTGGGACAGCGAATTCCAGCGCTTCCCGCGCCTCTTTGAAGGGCATGAAAGCATCCCCGGCCTGACATGGCCCACCACCACCTTCAGCGATACGATGACGGTGTATCTTGGCAACCGCCGGATCGACCTGATGCATCTGGGCCGCGCGCATACGGCAGGCGATATCGTCATCCATGTGCCGGATCAGAACGTGATGTTCACGGGCGATATCGTCGAATACCACTCGGCCTGCTATTGCGGCGACGGTCATTTCAGCGATTGGGGTGACACGTTGGACGAGATCAAGTGGTTCGATGTCGACGCCATCGCACCGGGGCGCGGTGACGCGCTGGTTGGCAAGGACATGGTGAATGCGGCCATCGAGAACACCCGCGATTTTGTCGAAAGCACATACCGGCCGGCGGCGAAGGTCGCGGCGCGCGGAGGGTCCCTGAAAGAGGCCTGGGACGCAGTCCGCGCTGAATGTGATCCGAAGTTCGCCGACTACGCAATCTACGAGCACTGCCTGCCGTTCAACGTGGCCCGCGCCTATGACGAGGCGCGCGGCATTGACACGCCCCGCATCTGGACCGCCCAGCGCGACCTCGAGATGTGGGAAGCCCTGCAAGGCTGA